From a single Silene latifolia isolate original U9 population chromosome 6, ASM4854445v1, whole genome shotgun sequence genomic region:
- the LOC141586192 gene encoding ras-related protein RABA3-like, whose protein sequence is MNKEMNGYEGEGVKEMRIDYVYKVVVIGDSAVGKSQLLSRFAKNEFSFDSKSTIGVEFQTRTLNIQSKVIKAQIWDTAGQERYRAVTSAYYRGALGAVVVYDITKRQTFDHVARWVDELRAHADNSIVIMLIGNKADLAEKRAVTTEHAVEFAQEQGLFFSEASALSGDNVESAFLRVLEEIYSVASKKTLGNNGKLNGHEPNALTGSKIDVISASDLEISEMKKQPNCSC, encoded by the exons ATGAACAAAGAAATGAATGGATATGAAGGAGAAGGAGTAAAAGAGATGAGAATAGATTATGTTTATAAGGTTGTAGTCATCGGAGATTCTGCCGTTGGCAAGTCTCAGTTACTTTCGCGGTTCGCTAAGAATGAATTCTCTTTCGATTCTAAGTCAACCATTGGTGTCGAATTCCAAACTCGTACCCTTAATATTCAGTCCAAAGTCATCAAGGCACAGATCTGGGATACCGCTGGTCAAGAAag GTACAGAGCAGTAACAAGTGCATACTACAGAGGAGCACTAGGGGCAGTGGTAGTATATGACATAACCAAGAGGCAAACATTTGATCATGTAGCAAGATGGGTAGACGAGCTCCGAGCTCACGCCGATAACTCAATTGTAATCATGCTAATCGGCAATAAGGCCGATTTAGCCGAGAAAAGGGCGGTCACAACTGAGCATGCGGTAGAGTTTGCACAAGAGCAAGGGTTATTTTTCTCAGAGGCGTCGGCATTAAGTGGTGATAATGTGGAAAGTGCATTCTTAAGGGTACTTGAAGAAATATACAGCGTGGCTTCTAAGAAAACCTTGGGTAATAATGGTAAATTGAATGGGCATGAGCCGAATGCGTTAACGGGTTCAAAAATCGATGTAATTAGCGCGTCGGATCTTGAAATTAGTGAGATGAAGAAACAACCTAATTGCTCTTGTTGA
- the LOC141587454 gene encoding uncharacterized protein LOC141587454, giving the protein MEPNLQKCFIAHGANKIFTTLTKEFSKAPRIVSYEHTTRFFDARLQKGHPVSPHILSMIENVEKLETLDCKISENIVIDRMLHSLHDGFALFRANYYMNDLKKSPHELHSLLVQTEKDMKFSGSMKQDVLVVSNKGKGKGKAKADLAVGKAKFKKSGSGKSGPGESSNSSGATKSKDANMECHHCHKTGHWRRTCPVYHEDIKAGRVKPVGAPKHRTPRKG; this is encoded by the exons atggaacccaatttgcagaaatgcttcatagcccatggtgcaaacaagattttcaccacgctcaccaaggaattctcgaaagcaccgagaatcgtgtcctatgagcataccactcgcttctttgatgcgagactccagaagggccacccagttagcccacacattctcagcatgattgagaatgtcgagaagctggagacgcttgattgtaaaatcagcgagaacattgtgattgaccgcatgcttcattcactccacgatggttttgcgctctttagagcgaattactatatgaatgatttgaagaaaagtccccatgaactgcactcccttctcgtacaaaccgagaaggacatgaagttcagtgggagcatgaaacaggatgttctcgttgtgtcaaacaagggcaagggtaagggcaaagctaaggcagacctagcagtaggtaaggcgaagtttaagaagtcgggttcaggtaagagtgggcctggtgagtcgagcaactcatcaggcgcgacaaagagcaaggatgctaacatggagtgtcaccattgccacaagactgggcattggaggcgtacatgtcccgtataccatgaggacataaaggcaggtcgcgttaaacctgttg gggctccgaaacatcgaacccctcgtaaagggtga
- the LOC141586191 gene encoding pentatricopeptide repeat-containing protein At5g08510, with amino-acid sequence MNQLKQVHAFSLRNGTVDTNILITKLLEIPNIPYARQLFDLIPQPTSSLYNKLIKAYASHGPQHHCFSLYTQMFKQSCFPDPLTFTYIFSVCAALSSARLGKIVHGHFVVSGFKDDVIAVTALVDMYAKLGLVEFARVQFDQLQYKAVPVWNAMIAGYARRGKMEEARTLFELMPSKTVVSWTTMVSGYSQNGQYVNALNTFLSMEKVGGFMPNEVSLTSVLPACANLGALEIGERIEGYARVNGYIENLFVSNALLEMYAKCGKLDVAMLLFDEIRGRKNLCSWNTMIMGLATHGKYEKALKLFHQLLREKMVPDAITFVAALLACTHGGKIGEGKEIFELMETKFKIIPKLEHYGCMVDLLGRAGKLNEAYNLVQNMPMKPDAVIWGTLLGACSFHRNIEFAEKAAEALFRLEPWNSGNYVILSNIYASKNDWDGVSRTRKMMKGSQVPKAAGYSSIEESGVIHKFIVEDKSHPRFSEIYAALEYVYSNMRASVDENNFDSEIETTA; translated from the exons ATGAACCAACTAAAACAAGTCCATGCATTTTCCCTTAGGAATGGTACAGTCGACACTAATATCCTCATTACAAAACTGCTTGAAATTCCCAACATTCCTTATGCACGCCAATTGTTCGACCTTATTCCCCAACCAACATCTTCTTTATACAACAAGCTTATTAAAGCATATGCTTCTCATGGACCTCAACACCATTGTTTCTCCCTTTATACCCAAATGTTTAAACAAAGCTGCTTCCCTGATCCCCTTACTTTCACCTACATTTTCTCAGTATGCGCCGCGCTCTCGTCTGCTCGTCTTGGTAAGATTGTCCATGGACATTTTGTGGTATCGGGTTTTAAAGACGATGTTATTGCGGTTACTGCATTAGTTGATATGTATGCTAAATTGGGTTTGGTGGAGTTTGCTCGTGTACAGTTTGATCAATTGCAGTACAAGGCTGTTCCTGTATGGAATGCTATGATTGCAGGGTATGCGCGACGTGGGAAAATGGAGGAAGCGAGGACGTTGTTTGAGTTAATGCCTTCGAAGACTGTGGTATCTTGGACGACAATGGTGTCAGGGTATTCACAGAATGGACAGTATGTGAATGCATTGAATACGTTTTTGTCGATGGAGAAGGTTGGAGGGTTTATGCCTAATGAAGTGAGTTTAACTAGTGTTCTTCCAGCTTGTGCTAATCTTGGTGCATTAGAGATTGGGGAGAGGATTGAAGGGTACGCGAGGGTAAATGGGTATATCGAGAATTTGTTTGTTAGCAATGCGTTGTTGGAGATGTATGCGAAGTGTGGTAAGCTTGATGTAGCAATGCTGTTATTTGATGAGATTCGCGGCAGGAAGAATTTGTGTTCTTGGAATACAATGATCATGGGTTTGGCTACTCATGGAAAGTATGAAAAAGCTCTCAAATTGTTCCATCAATTGTTG AGAGAAAAGATGGTGCCAGATGCGATAACATTTGTTGCAGCTCTTCTAGCTTGCACACACGGTGGCAAAATCGGGGAAGGCAAAGAAATATTTGAACTGATGGAAACTAAATTCAAAATCATCCCAAAGTTAGAACATTATGGTTGTATGGTTGATCTTCTTGGACGAGCAGGAAAGCTCAATGAAGCGTATAACTTGGTACAAAATATGCCGATGAAGCCAGATGCTGTGATATGGGGTACCCTTTTGGGGGCCTGCAGTTTCCATCGGAACATTGAGTTTGCAGAGAAAGCAGCAGAGGCCCTCTTCAGGCTTGAGCCATGGAACTCGGGGAACTACGTTATTCTTTCTAATATCTATGCTTCGAAGAATGATTGGGATGGAGTTTCTCGGACGAGAAAAATGATGAAGGGAAGCCAAGTCCCAAAAGCAGCTGGTTACAGTAGTATCGAAGAGTCGGgtgttattcacaaattcattgTAGAAGATAAATCTCATCCAAGATTCAGTGAGATATATGCTGCTCTAGAATATGTTTATAGCAATATGAGAGCTTCTGTAGATGAAAATAATTTTGATTCCGAAATTGAAACTACTGCATGA